In Ktedonobacterales bacterium, the following proteins share a genomic window:
- a CDS encoding Arc family DNA-binding protein, whose protein sequence is MKEPSPIKKTHVYLPVALHAQLQELARQERRSLNSEIVWLLEQALAAREKGQAHATG, encoded by the coding sequence ATGAAAGAACCATCTCCGATCAAGAAAACTCATGTCTATTTGCCCGTTGCGCTGCATGCTCAGTTGCAAGAACTCGCTCGCCAAGAACGGCGTTCGCTCAACAGCGAAATTGTCTGGCTCTTGGAGCAAGCCCTTGCGGCCCGCGAGAAAGGCCAGGCCCATGCAACTGGTTGA